From the genome of Hymenobacter sp. PAMC 26628, one region includes:
- a CDS encoding COX15/CtaA family protein: protein MQNVAYRRFRFVGLLTVVAIYLLILVGGIVRSTGSGMGCPDWPKCFGTWVPPTNISQLPANYKEVYTAQRVAKNQKLALTLQRLGFAQVAGSIFAHPTQYIETDFNPVKTWIEYVNRLLGALIGVFVFLTVVFAWSYRRRNPPVFWLTVGAWLLTGVQGWLGSLVVSTNLLPVMVTVHMGLALLIVAMLLYAVDRAQMQDKPSVDIRPQTASNSGLQAVLWVGLLVTFGQIVLGTQVRERVDIVSAAANYANRAGWVAQLGISFTVHRAFSAAVVVLVLYMVYELWSLGPYLRRLAQGMVALLLLELLAGLVLAYGALSPAVQPVHLTLATVLFGLQFLGLLAVGRLDVKPEIGVSTRPAHEVVA from the coding sequence ATGCAAAACGTTGCTTACCGACGATTCCGCTTCGTCGGGTTGCTTACTGTGGTAGCAATCTATTTATTAATTCTAGTGGGAGGGATAGTTCGAAGCACTGGGTCGGGTATGGGGTGTCCTGATTGGCCCAAGTGTTTTGGTACTTGGGTGCCGCCTACTAACATCAGTCAACTGCCCGCTAATTACAAGGAAGTGTACACTGCCCAGCGCGTAGCTAAGAACCAAAAGCTTGCCCTTACGCTGCAACGGTTGGGATTCGCTCAGGTAGCGGGTAGCATTTTCGCCCATCCTACGCAGTACATCGAAACTGATTTTAATCCCGTCAAAACTTGGATTGAGTACGTAAACCGCCTTCTTGGGGCCCTTATCGGCGTATTCGTGTTTTTGACGGTTGTATTTGCTTGGTCATACCGGCGACGCAATCCTCCAGTGTTTTGGCTGACTGTGGGAGCTTGGCTACTGACTGGCGTGCAAGGCTGGTTGGGTTCGTTGGTAGTGTCAACCAATCTCTTGCCGGTTATGGTGACGGTTCACATGGGGCTGGCTCTGCTAATTGTTGCTATGTTACTATATGCCGTGGATCGGGCTCAAATGCAAGACAAACCATCGGTTGATATTCGCCCTCAAACAGCCTCGAATAGTGGCTTACAGGCTGTACTGTGGGTAGGGCTGTTGGTCACGTTTGGGCAAATTGTGTTGGGGACCCAAGTGCGCGAGCGGGTAGATATAGTGTCGGCAGCGGCCAACTATGCTAACCGTGCCGGTTGGGTTGCCCAGTTGGGCATCAGCTTTACTGTGCACCGGGCATTCTCGGCAGCAGTGGTAGTACTGGTGCTGTACATGGTCTATGAGCTGTGGTCGCTGGGGCCCTATTTGCGGCGGCTGGCGCAGGGCATGGTGGCTTTACTGCTACTGGAGCTGCTGGCCGGCTTAGTGCTGGCGTATGGGGCCCTATCACCGGCGGTGCAACCAGTGCACCTCACGCTGGCTACTGTGCTGTTTGGGTTGCAATTCCTCGGGTTGTTGGCAGTGGGACGATTGGATGTTAAACCAGAAATTGGTGTGTCAACCCGGCCTGCCCACGAGGTTGTTGCGTAA
- a CDS encoding cytochrome c oxidase subunit I, with protein sequence MSDMSAKPNLSAGVQTAGGIGTAPVAHTEHGDAHDEHEHHDQHWLWKYVFSQDHKVIGKQFLITGIFWAIIGGTLSSLFRLQLGWPEGTMEWLTPILGKWVEGGKLNPEFYLALVTMHGTIMVFFVLTAGLSGTFSNFLIPLQVGARDMASGFMNMLSYWFFFLSSLIMFFSLFLETGPAASGWTIYPPLSALPQAIPGSGMGMTMWLVSMVFFIVSQLLGGVNYVTTVINLRTRGMSMSKLPLTIWAFFLTAILGILSFPVLFSAALLLVFDRSFGTSFFLSDIYIAGQALPNQGGSPVLFQHLFWFLGHPEVYIVIMPAMGMVSEVLATNARKPIFGYRAMIGSLIGISLLSFVVWAHHMFVTGMNPFLGSVFMFLTLIIAVPSGVKVFNWLATLWRGNIRFTTAMMFSIGFVSLFISGGLTGIILGNATLDIQMHNTYFVVAHFHLVMGSAAFFGLFAGVYHWFPKMFGRMMDEKLGYIHFWLTFAGVYLVFLPMHYIGIAGFPRRYYAWTGFDSFSQFADLNKFISVAAITAFAAQFIFIVNFFYSIFRGRRATQNPWNSNTLEWTTPIVPGHGNWPGEIPAVYRWPYDYSKPGSEADFIPQNIPYSQTQSSNLPYEQELAD encoded by the coding sequence ATGTCAGATATGTCAGCCAAGCCAAATTTGTCGGCCGGGGTTCAGACGGCTGGTGGTATAGGCACTGCCCCCGTAGCGCACACGGAGCACGGCGATGCCCACGACGAGCATGAGCATCACGACCAACATTGGTTGTGGAAATACGTGTTCAGCCAAGACCATAAAGTTATTGGTAAGCAGTTTCTCATTACAGGAATATTTTGGGCCATCATCGGTGGGACTTTGTCTAGTCTTTTCCGCCTGCAATTGGGCTGGCCGGAGGGGACCATGGAGTGGCTCACTCCTATACTTGGCAAATGGGTAGAGGGAGGTAAACTCAACCCTGAGTTCTACCTTGCGTTGGTGACGATGCACGGTACCATCATGGTATTCTTCGTGCTCACTGCCGGGCTTAGTGGGACCTTTTCCAACTTTCTAATCCCGCTACAAGTGGGGGCCCGGGACATGGCATCGGGTTTCATGAACATGCTCTCATACTGGTTCTTCTTCCTGTCGAGCCTGATCATGTTCTTCTCGCTGTTTCTGGAGACGGGTCCTGCTGCTTCGGGCTGGACGATTTACCCTCCGCTTTCAGCGCTGCCGCAGGCAATTCCAGGTTCAGGCATGGGCATGACAATGTGGTTGGTAAGTATGGTGTTTTTCATCGTGTCGCAGCTTTTGGGAGGCGTTAACTATGTCACCACTGTCATTAACCTTCGGACACGTGGTATGAGTATGAGCAAGCTGCCGCTCACCATATGGGCCTTCTTTTTGACGGCTATCCTTGGTATTCTATCTTTCCCCGTGCTCTTCTCGGCAGCTTTGCTTCTGGTATTTGACCGCTCTTTTGGTACTTCTTTTTTCCTTTCGGACATATACATTGCTGGACAGGCGCTCCCTAATCAGGGTGGTTCGCCAGTGTTGTTTCAGCACTTGTTCTGGTTCCTTGGGCACCCAGAAGTATACATCGTAATTATGCCAGCGATGGGTATGGTATCGGAAGTATTGGCTACTAACGCTCGTAAGCCAATTTTTGGGTACCGTGCCATGATTGGCTCACTGATCGGTATTTCGCTGTTGTCTTTCGTTGTATGGGCTCACCATATGTTCGTAACCGGGATGAATCCCTTCTTGGGTTCGGTATTCATGTTCCTGACGCTGATCATTGCGGTTCCCTCGGGCGTGAAAGTCTTCAACTGGTTGGCGACGCTGTGGCGCGGTAATATTCGCTTTACCACTGCCATGATGTTCAGCATTGGTTTTGTATCGCTCTTCATCTCGGGCGGCCTTACGGGTATTATTCTAGGTAATGCTACTTTGGATATCCAGATGCATAATACCTATTTTGTAGTTGCACACTTTCACTTGGTAATGGGTTCAGCTGCATTCTTTGGCTTGTTTGCTGGTGTTTATCATTGGTTCCCGAAAATGTTCGGGCGCATGATGGATGAAAAACTCGGTTACATCCACTTTTGGCTAACATTTGCGGGGGTTTACTTAGTATTCCTACCCATGCATTACATAGGTATTGCTGGCTTCCCACGTCGTTACTATGCATGGACTGGCTTTGATTCTTTCTCGCAGTTTGCTGACTTGAACAAGTTCATCTCGGTTGCGGCCATCACTGCTTTTGCTGCCCAATTCATCTTCATCGTCAACTTCTTCTATAGCATTTTCCGCGGTCGTCGTGCCACTCAGAATCCTTGGAACTCAAACACTTTGGAGTGGACAACCCCCATTGTGCCGGGTCATGGCAACTGGCCAGGTGAGATCCCTGCTGTTTATCGCTGGCCCTACGACTATAGCAAGCCAGGTTCGGAGGCTGACTTCATTCCGCAAAACATTCCTTATTCTCAGACGCAATCTTCTAACTTGCCTTACGAGCAGGAGTTGGCTGACTAG
- a CDS encoding cytochrome c oxidase subunit II, protein MSALTIIAVLVLLLVVFGLLFRLQILSSIFSGSFTRDIGMSNSVNAVLMLVFLVGGGGWFAYSFVENYSKMNPPIASVHGHHMETMFWTTMGVIGVAFAITQTLLFVYAYKYQHKEGRRAYFFSHNNKIEVIWTIIPAIVMASLIFAGWKAWTRITGPAPKDSVVVELMGKQFNWLVRYPGRDLKLGVINYRLIDATNDFGIDLNDQASQDDFTVNEIHVPKGHPVLFKIRSRDVLHAVYMPNFRVQMYAVPGMPTRFWFTPTTSTDEMRAKLGNPKFNYELACNQVCGKSHYAMKATIIVDEPDDYQNWFASQKSFASQNPDLVASFKKKAIQDIAKPTAPSESKEVTPVPLANASF, encoded by the coding sequence ATGTCTGCTCTTACCATTATAGCGGTTCTGGTACTTCTGCTAGTCGTATTCGGCCTGCTGTTCCGTCTCCAGATCCTGTCTTCCATTTTTTCTGGATCATTCACTCGTGATATAGGTATGAGCAACAGTGTAAATGCTGTGCTGATGCTTGTGTTTTTGGTTGGTGGTGGCGGATGGTTCGCCTATTCTTTTGTTGAGAACTACAGCAAAATGAACCCCCCGATTGCATCAGTTCATGGTCATCACATGGAAACGATGTTCTGGACTACAATGGGGGTAATTGGTGTTGCTTTTGCAATCACACAAACATTATTGTTTGTGTATGCTTACAAGTATCAACACAAAGAAGGCCGTCGGGCTTACTTTTTTTCGCATAATAACAAGATTGAAGTAATCTGGACGATTATTCCGGCTATCGTGATGGCTTCGCTCATCTTCGCTGGTTGGAAGGCATGGACTCGTATTACGGGCCCCGCCCCTAAAGACTCTGTAGTAGTAGAGTTGATGGGTAAGCAATTTAACTGGCTGGTGCGTTATCCTGGTCGAGATCTGAAACTGGGTGTTATTAACTACCGCCTGATCGATGCTACTAACGACTTCGGTATTGATCTTAATGATCAAGCGTCGCAGGATGATTTTACAGTGAACGAGATCCACGTACCAAAGGGCCATCCTGTTCTATTTAAGATCCGTTCGCGCGATGTTCTGCATGCTGTATACATGCCAAACTTTCGGGTTCAGATGTATGCAGTACCGGGAATGCCTACCCGTTTTTGGTTTACTCCAACAACATCTACTGACGAGATGCGCGCCAAGTTGGGCAACCCGAAGTTTAATTATGAACTAGCGTGCAACCAGGTATGTGGTAAAAGCCATTATGCGATGAAGGCAACTATCATCGTAGATGAACCGGACGACTACCAGAATTGGTTTGCTTCGCAAAAATCATTTGCATCACAAAACCCTGACTTGGTTGCTTCTTTCAAAAAGAAAGCTATCCAAGACATAGCAAAGCCAACGGCACCTTCTGAATCAAAAGAGGTGACACCGGTTCCCTTAGCTAACGCCTCGTTCTAA
- a CDS encoding quinol:cytochrome C oxidoreductase, producing the protein MATLTHQESATAEQLVVTDGARKIFFTIILAGVVLLVVGLLAAIFHWGEAHEAVGAVAHEEGSPIWLKRLLVSLWHSNLFFLGISAVGTVFMAINYVAYAGWSVIVKRISEAFSVWIAPGAVIMLVVFLVGRHDIFHWTHDGIMSKGSRNYDAIIAAKGGFLSLPFYLIRMVSYLIIWWTFSWKLRKLSIEEDLNGGTQYFHTSVTTAALFLVLYAVTSSMSAWDWVMSVDVHWFSTMFGWYVFASWWVSGIAGITLTAIFLKQNGYLRFLNANHLHDLGKLMFGFSIFWCYVWFSQFMLIWYANLPEEAVYFNQRLGGFNGQYTGLFFFNIVINFVFPFLGLMTRDAKRQMIILKIVCIAILVGHWGDFYLMLMPGTLKGENGFLIEIGVAAIFLGAFLLLLTRRLSEASLIPVNHPFVDESVHHTT; encoded by the coding sequence ATGGCAACTCTGACGCACCAAGAAAGCGCCACGGCTGAGCAACTCGTCGTTACGGATGGCGCCCGTAAAATATTTTTTACCATAATCCTAGCCGGGGTAGTATTGCTGGTGGTAGGATTGCTTGCCGCCATTTTTCACTGGGGAGAGGCTCACGAAGCTGTTGGTGCGGTGGCCCACGAAGAGGGGAGCCCTATTTGGCTCAAGCGGTTATTGGTAAGCTTATGGCACAGTAATCTGTTCTTCTTGGGCATCTCAGCTGTTGGTACCGTCTTTATGGCTATCAATTATGTGGCTTACGCTGGATGGTCGGTTATTGTAAAGCGAATTAGTGAAGCTTTTAGCGTGTGGATCGCACCAGGCGCAGTAATTATGCTTGTAGTGTTCCTGGTAGGGCGCCATGATATATTTCACTGGACGCATGATGGTATAATGAGCAAAGGTTCACGTAATTATGATGCTATTATTGCTGCAAAAGGTGGATTCCTGAGCTTGCCATTCTATTTGATTCGGATGGTGTCTTACTTGATCATTTGGTGGACTTTTTCCTGGAAGTTGCGCAAGCTTTCGATTGAAGAAGACTTAAATGGTGGTACCCAATATTTTCACACTAGTGTCACTACTGCAGCGCTGTTTTTAGTGCTTTACGCAGTAACTTCTTCAATGTCAGCATGGGATTGGGTTATGTCAGTTGACGTACACTGGTTTAGCACTATGTTCGGCTGGTATGTATTTGCTTCTTGGTGGGTATCTGGTATTGCCGGCATTACGTTGACTGCCATTTTCTTGAAGCAGAACGGTTACCTGCGTTTTTTAAACGCAAACCATTTGCATGACCTAGGTAAGCTAATGTTTGGCTTCAGCATTTTCTGGTGCTACGTGTGGTTCTCACAATTCATGCTGATATGGTATGCAAACTTGCCTGAAGAAGCTGTGTACTTCAACCAGCGCTTGGGTGGCTTTAATGGGCAATACACAGGTCTGTTTTTTTTCAACATAGTCATCAATTTTGTTTTCCCCTTTCTAGGACTAATGACCCGCGATGCTAAGCGGCAGATGATCATTCTTAAAATTGTCTGCATTGCAATACTTGTCGGTCATTGGGGTGACTTCTATTTGATGCTAATGCCGGGCACTCTAAAAGGTGAAAATGGGTTCTTGATAGAGATTGGGGTAGCGGCGATATTCTTAGGCGCGTTCCTTCTGTTGCTGACGCGTCGATTGTCAGAAGCGTCGTTGATCCCAGTCAACCATCCTTTTGTTGATGAAAGCGTTCACCACACCACCTAG
- a CDS encoding c-type cytochrome has translation MMHPLNLSLRVSALLLSLGGLASSCTPQADNPGVEYAPEMYESIPYEPLRQTGYNTINAFGINERTPATGTVARGKLNYYDHIPKDSVGIAERTLRNPFAYTKANLEEGKLLYSRYCQHCHGEQGNGQGPVGLKFKGVPNYAAGQYTKMNDGHIYHVIQWGRNRMMPHGSQVNPEERWKIAMYVRALELGKGPDGLTEMIAKGPKSSASDTTVTAAGAGMTPTSKAGSNTGSETPGQGNTKGQNGSAK, from the coding sequence ATGATGCATCCGCTGAACTTGAGTCTGCGCGTTTCGGCGCTGTTGTTATCGTTGGGGGGACTGGCGTCGTCTTGTACTCCTCAAGCCGATAACCCTGGGGTAGAATACGCCCCGGAAATGTATGAGTCCATTCCGTATGAGCCACTACGCCAAACGGGTTATAACACCATTAATGCATTCGGTATTAATGAGCGGACTCCTGCTACTGGTACTGTAGCCCGTGGCAAGCTTAATTATTACGACCACATTCCCAAGGATAGTGTAGGCATTGCAGAACGCACGTTGCGCAATCCTTTCGCTTATACAAAAGCTAACCTGGAAGAAGGTAAGCTATTGTATTCACGTTACTGCCAGCACTGTCATGGCGAACAAGGCAATGGTCAGGGCCCTGTTGGACTAAAGTTCAAAGGGGTGCCAAACTATGCGGCTGGTCAGTACACGAAGATGAACGATGGTCATATATACCATGTCATCCAGTGGGGTCGTAACCGAATGATGCCTCACGGTTCGCAGGTAAATCCGGAAGAACGTTGGAAAATTGCAATGTATGTGAGAGCGTTGGAGTTGGGTAAAGGCCCTGATGGACTCACTGAAATGATTGCCAAGGGCCCTAAGTCCTCCGCTAGTGATACTACAGTTACTGCAGCAGGGGCAGGAATGACTCCTACGAGCAAAGCTGGTTCAAATACTGGTTCTGAAACACCCGGTCAGGGTAATACTAAAGGCCAGAACGGCTCTGCTAAATAA
- a CDS encoding DUF3341 domain-containing protein codes for MTKRFALGVFEDEDMLLHAIDNVRGAGVKIYDVFSPYPVHGIDDALGIERSRLPIAAFFYGMCGLAFALWLQIYTLGFDWPMIIGGKPHIALPAFIPVAFELTVFFTCHGMVITFYTITGLYPRFKTPVMDVRSTDDKFVMAIELDENNSALPKLTQLLRENGASEVNQKEMTKK; via the coding sequence ATGACTAAGCGTTTCGCCCTCGGCGTCTTCGAAGACGAGGATATGCTCCTGCACGCCATTGACAATGTGCGTGGCGCAGGGGTCAAGATTTACGATGTGTTCTCTCCGTATCCAGTGCACGGCATTGATGACGCATTAGGGATTGAACGTTCACGTTTGCCTATCGCTGCTTTTTTTTATGGCATGTGTGGGCTGGCATTCGCCCTTTGGCTTCAGATCTATACGCTGGGTTTTGACTGGCCAATGATTATCGGTGGCAAACCGCACATTGCGTTGCCCGCGTTCATTCCCGTTGCTTTTGAGCTAACTGTGTTCTTCACGTGCCACGGAATGGTTATAACATTCTATACCATTACCGGCCTGTACCCACGTTTCAAAACGCCAGTAATGGATGTGCGCTCAACGGACGACAAATTCGTGATGGCTATCGAGTTGGATGAAAACAACTCAGCTCTACCAAAATTGACTCAGTTGTTGCGCGAGAACGGCGCATCTGAAGTCAATCAGAAAGAAATGACTAAGAAATAA
- the nrfD gene encoding NrfD/PsrC family molybdoenzyme membrane anchor subunit has product MQHVSAIREPLITGGKTLHDVTQDICYQVEAKPNIRWIGAMSVALFFLGIFFYSVYRTLWYGIGEWGLNKTVGWAWDITNFVWWVGIGHAGTLISAVLLLFRQKWRSSINRAAEAMTIFAVICAAMFPVLHMGRPWLAFYVFPLQNTLGSLWVNFNSPLLWDVFAISTYFTVSLVFWYTGLVPDFASIRDRAKGPIAKFSYSMLSFGWTGSAKAWSRYETVSLILAGVSTPLVLSVHTIVSMDFATSVVPGWHTTIFPPYFVAGAIFSGFAMVLTLMLITRVVFKLEDYITLEHIALMNKIMMVTGSIVGVAYITEFFIAWYSQVEFEQYAFINRATGPYWWAYASMMTCNVITPQLVWFRRVRYSIVLTFILSIIVNIGMWFERFVIIVTSLHRDYLPSSWAMFSPTMIDIGVYVGTLGLFFTLFLLFAKFFPVINMAEVKTILKYTVDNGPTYSGNHAHHVPATTHSATPGVPASAPVTYNKHD; this is encoded by the coding sequence ATGCAACACGTATCAGCCATTCGTGAGCCGCTCATCACTGGGGGCAAAACGTTACATGACGTAACCCAGGACATTTGCTACCAGGTAGAGGCCAAGCCCAACATTCGTTGGATTGGCGCTATGAGTGTGGCCTTATTTTTCCTGGGAATATTTTTCTACTCTGTTTACCGCACTTTGTGGTACGGCATTGGGGAGTGGGGCCTAAACAAAACCGTCGGTTGGGCTTGGGACATCACCAACTTCGTGTGGTGGGTAGGTATCGGTCACGCTGGCACCCTCATCTCAGCAGTGCTCCTGTTGTTTCGCCAAAAATGGCGGTCGTCCATCAACCGGGCAGCAGAGGCTATGACGATCTTCGCAGTTATCTGCGCTGCCATGTTCCCAGTGCTACACATGGGCCGTCCTTGGTTGGCTTTCTATGTGTTCCCGTTGCAAAACACGTTGGGGTCCTTATGGGTAAACTTTAACTCTCCGTTGCTTTGGGACGTGTTTGCTATTTCGACTTACTTTACTGTATCTCTGGTGTTCTGGTACACAGGCTTAGTGCCTGACTTCGCTAGTATCCGTGACCGTGCCAAGGGCCCTATTGCCAAATTCAGCTATTCCATGTTGAGCTTCGGATGGACTGGGTCTGCCAAAGCTTGGTCGCGTTACGAAACGGTATCGTTGATTCTGGCTGGTGTATCTACACCACTAGTGCTTTCAGTACACACTATCGTATCGATGGATTTTGCTACGTCGGTTGTACCGGGCTGGCATACCACTATTTTCCCTCCTTACTTCGTTGCTGGCGCAATTTTCTCGGGGTTTGCGATGGTATTGACGCTGATGCTCATTACCCGCGTCGTATTCAAGCTTGAAGACTATATTACTCTCGAACATATTGCTCTCATGAATAAAATCATGATGGTGACGGGTTCCATTGTAGGGGTTGCCTATATTACAGAGTTCTTTATTGCTTGGTATTCGCAAGTAGAGTTTGAACAGTACGCTTTCATCAACCGGGCTACAGGCCCTTACTGGTGGGCTTATGCTTCTATGATGACCTGTAATGTGATTACACCGCAACTGGTGTGGTTCCGGCGGGTTCGCTACAGCATTGTTCTCACTTTCATCCTGTCTATCATTGTGAACATTGGTATGTGGTTTGAGCGCTTCGTAATTATCGTTACGTCGTTGCACCGCGACTACCTGCCTTCGAGTTGGGCTATGTTCTCGCCTACAATGATTGACATTGGGGTATATGTAGGCACATTGGGGCTATTCTTTACGCTCTTTTTGTTGTTTGCTAAGTTTTTCCCCGTCATCAACATGGCTGAGGTTAAAACTATCCTCAAGTACACCGTTGATAACGGTCCTACTTACTCCGGTAACCATGCCCATCACGTGCCGGCTACTACCCATTCAGCAACTCCCGGTGTGCCTGCTTCGGCTCCTGTAACCTACAACAAGCATGACTAA